From Seriola aureovittata isolate HTS-2021-v1 ecotype China chromosome 16, ASM2101889v1, whole genome shotgun sequence, one genomic window encodes:
- the LOC130183855 gene encoding CD59 glycoprotein-like isoform X1: protein MFTFVCWPSYKKPRSSQAESHFLHIHRLTVLPVTMRSSVVFCLAVSFAMFGFGVSLQCYSCPDGNSSSCEVKQQCNQGEDSCIKVTSGETIYTGCISYADCEFRTLAVRYPIPQFTFSCCQSELCNKQEKSFLQKLKDLFKN, encoded by the exons ATGTTTACTTTTGTCTGCTGGCCCAGTTACAAAAAGCCTCGCTCTTCACAAGCTGAAAGTCACTTTCTTCACATTCACAG acTGACAGTGCTTCCAGTCACCATGAGGAGCTCTGTGGTGTTTTGCCTGGCTGTCAGCTTTGCCATGTTTGGATTTG GCGTCTCGCTGCAGTGTTACTCCTGCCCTGATGGCAACTCCAGCAGCTGTGAAGTCAAGCAGCAGTGTAACCAGGGTGAAGACAGCTGCATCAAAGTCACCAGTGGAG AAACGATCTACACCGGATGCATTAGCTACGCAGACTGTGAGTTCAGGACTCTGGCTGTCAGATACCCCATCCCTCAATTCACCTTCTCCTGCTGTCAGTCCGAACTCTGCAACAAgcaagaaaaaagttttttacaGAAATTAAAGGATTTGTTTAAGAATTAA
- the LOC130183855 gene encoding CD59 glycoprotein-like isoform X2, whose product MQRLTVLPVTMRSSVVFCLAVSFAMFGFGVSLQCYSCPDGNSSSCEVKQQCNQGEDSCIKVTSGETIYTGCISYADCEFRTLAVRYPIPQFTFSCCQSELCNKQEKSFLQKLKDLFKN is encoded by the exons ATGCAGAG acTGACAGTGCTTCCAGTCACCATGAGGAGCTCTGTGGTGTTTTGCCTGGCTGTCAGCTTTGCCATGTTTGGATTTG GCGTCTCGCTGCAGTGTTACTCCTGCCCTGATGGCAACTCCAGCAGCTGTGAAGTCAAGCAGCAGTGTAACCAGGGTGAAGACAGCTGCATCAAAGTCACCAGTGGAG AAACGATCTACACCGGATGCATTAGCTACGCAGACTGTGAGTTCAGGACTCTGGCTGTCAGATACCCCATCCCTCAATTCACCTTCTCCTGCTGTCAGTCCGAACTCTGCAACAAgcaagaaaaaagttttttacaGAAATTAAAGGATTTGTTTAAGAATTAA